A single region of the Drosophila miranda strain MSH22 chromosome 2, D.miranda_PacBio2.1, whole genome shotgun sequence genome encodes:
- the LOC108157783 gene encoding 4-coumarate--CoA ligase, with amino-acid sequence MPYAPANSYDGDLKIWSGSEIEEYFAPDLSIGEIIFHEMRRHPKLIAQISTTEETILSREELHSNAMRVASYMRSKGLIQSDIVGIIARNTSHIPAVAYGCFFNGIAFHSLNIAYDRGTIEKLFSITHPRIIFCDGDEYEKVRDATRGMEDVEIVTMRNHPEDGSTPIQQILSCPIEENFRPVRLEQGIDQTLAILCSSGTTGIPKAVTITNSRQILAGSQDLTTADVQYTHSSLDWITGLLTTVTSGVYSTTRILADNVFDPVYMMRLIEEYKVTWILQAPSHMAMMVNSREFESADFSSIRKYLFGGGRASVETQHLIRSRLSSDCLHFAYGFTELGAMATMNYHFDEKPNSVGRLVSGLKAKIISEEGESLDRDEVGEVCIRNGQHWAGYYGNPEESHKVRDSQGWFHTGDLGYMDDDGFLYIVERKKDMLKYQNIMYYPNDIETIISEMPDVAEVCVFGVWDPINGDEAAAAVVKRQGSDLKAQDIIDYVRGHTDAKYKHLNGGAIIMEDLKRSPNGKTNRMSTKAYFLEVKDRN; translated from the exons ATGCCTTACGCTCCCGCTAATTCCTACGATGGAGATCTCAAGATCTGGAGTGGATCGGAGATCGAAGAGTACTTTGCCCCGGATCTGTCCATTGGGGAGATTATCTTCCATGAGATGCGGAGGCATCCAAAGCTGATTGCCCAA ATATCCACCACAGAGGAGACAATCCTCAGCCGAGAGGAGCTCCACTCGAATGCGATGCGCGTGGCCTCGTATATGCGATCGAAGGGTCTCATCCAGTCGGACATCGTGGGGATTATAGCCAGGAATACCAGCCATATCCCTGCCGTCGCGTATGGCTGCTTCTTCAATGGCATCGCCTTCCACTCCCTGAACATCGCCTACGATCGGGGCACCATCGAGAAGCTCTTTTCCATCACGCACCCACGGATCATCTTCTGCGACGGAGACGAGTACGAGAAAGTGAGAGACGCCACACGGGGTATGGAGGATGTGGAGATCGTTACGATGCGGAACCATCCGGAGGATGGATCGACACCCATCCAGCAGATACTCTCATGCCCCATCGAGGAGAACTTTCGGCCCGTGCGACTGGAGCAGGGCATCGATCAGACCCTGGCGATACTCTGCTCCTCGGGCACCACGGGCATCCCCAAAGCGGTGACCATCACCAACAGTCGACAGATACTTGCAGGCAGCCA GGACCTAACCACCGCGGATGTTCAGTATACCCATAGCAGCCTCGACTGGATCACTGGGCTCTTGACAACCGTTACATCGGGAGTCTATAGCACTACAAGGATTCTCGCGGATAATGTTTTCGATCCGGTCTACATGATGCGCTTGATCGAAGAGTACAAGGTCACGTGGATCTTGCAGGCGCCCTCCCACATGGCCATGATGGTGAATTCTCGGGAATTCGAGTCCGCGGACTTCTCCAGCATCAGGAAATACCTTTTTGGAGGAGGCAGGGCTTCCGTGGAGACACAGCATCTGATCAGGAGTCGCCTGAGCAGCGACTGTCTACACTTTGCCTACGGATTCACGGAATTGGGGGCCATGGCGACCATGAACTACCACTTCGATGAGAAGCCCAACTCTGTGGGTCGCCTGGTGAGTGGCTTGAAGGCCAAGATAATCTCGGAAGAAGGCGAGTCCCTGGATCGCGATGAGGTCGGGGAGGTGTGCATCCGCAATGGCCAGCATTGGGCGGGATACTACGGCAATCCCGAGGAAAGCCACAAAGTGCGCGACTCCCAGGGATGGTTCCACACGGGGGATCTCGGCTACATGGATGACGATGGCTTCCTGTACATTGTGGAGCGGAAAAAGGACATGCTGAAGTACCAGAACATCATGTACTATCCGAATGATATCGAAACGATCATCTCCGAAATGCCAGACGTCGCCGAGGTCTGTGTCTTTGGCGTCTGGGACCCAATCAACGGGGATGAGGCCGCCGCCGCAGTCGTCAAGCGGCAGGGAAGTGATCTGAAAGCCCAGGACATTATAGACTATGTGAGGGGCCACACGGATGCCAAGTACAAGCATTTGAATGGCGGAGCCATCATCATGGAGGATCTGAAGCGCAGTCCCAATGGCAAAACGAATCGAATGTCCACTAAGGCGTACTTCTTGGAAGTTAAGGATCGAAATTAA